The DNA segment AGCATTCACATCTGTGATGCTACAGTTCATGTTGACTTTGCAGCAGCAGTTCTAGAATCCTGCTGAGCACAGCCATCTTGGGCTTGTAGATGGCCACCTGCATGTCTTCACCTGTCGGAGCAGTACAGTCTTCCAACGCAATACGCAGCTTCTTGGCCACGGATGCAGGTGCCCCCGACAACAAGCCACTGAAGTCCAACAGCCTTGGCAGATTGCCcttcaatattttttgacaaattagctgaaaaaagacattatacattttaaaattaagttaactttataaagaaaataacataccCCCTGACAAAACTGAAGAACCTGATCAGACAAATCCTGGACAAATAGGGAAAAACTACAACTTAAATTTATTCCGATAGGAATGATACCTCACAAGATATGAAAAAGTGAATGGTGCAAATAATGTAGGTAATGTATTATCTATAAGAAATGCTGCCTTTGAAAACTCATTACTTTTAGGACCAATTTGGTAATTTAAAGATCAGTTTAGGCAGAAGAAAATATTCCTGCATTAACTATGATGATTAAAATCTGAATAATTTTCCACTGATTGCAAGCATCATAGTTTATACAAAGCTATCTTGAACATAATGATGAGGGTGTGGatctgtgtgtaaatgtctgacAATATGTGGTACATATTGACAAAAAGACATAAATTAGAGCTCTGCTCAGATCAATGGCATTTtggtaacaaaaagaaaatgaaaaaccaacacaaatgtgagcatttcttctttgacttttGCTACATTTACTTGATTAATTCTACCTGACAGATGAAATTAACTGTAGATAAATATAGCACAAATTCAACTTTCATGATTTAAAACTAGAAAGCAGGCGGTGGGGAACATCCCAAGAAATGATTTAATCCTGCTCACCAAGGCAACTGCAGCTTTCAGTAAACCTATAAgcttttcatagcaacataaatttatattaagtagACCATGTAAATAATGGAACAAGGTGGATTGTAGTGACTCAGAGAACAGCAGTGCCAGGTCAGATGGGATTGTATACATTGCAAAATTGTTAACAAACTAAAACTACAGTTTGACCAAGCAGAAcaagctaatttttaagtagatataattttgtatggtccgcaaatgatgttataaatatcaaaatggcccttggaggaCAAAGGTTTCTCCATCCCTTCTGTAAAGAATGAATAACTAAAGAGACTTGACAAATCTAGTTAACTTTGCATAGCGTTCCATCTTTTGTGAGTAAACACTTTGTCATTATGCACTAAAATGAAACTATTGAGAAAAGCAATATTGATGACTATGTCAAATGTCTAAATATTAGCCTATATCTGGCTCTGTTTATTATGAGGAATGAGACAGTCTTTTACTTGACAGACTGCAGTAGAATAAATTTGTATCTTTTCTCCTTAGTCCCCACTTTcatgtctttcttctttgtcctcAAATATGATACACTGCCAAATAATCTGATTCATAataaccaataaataaatactacaCTTGAtgatataaaatgattttaacatAACTGCATTATACGTATCAACACCAACCATGAGTTGTAAATGGAATTTCAAAATCCCTCCAAAGCCAACCAGCTGGCTCTTGCATTGTTGTgcttattacatttttttctcatatggCTATATGGTATCATTCTTCAAGAGTTTCACAAAGAGAAAGGTTATAAGATGAACATACCTGGAGATTGTTGTTAGCCTTCATCGTATAACACTGCTGATGTTCAGCATTGCACACACCTTTACAGTCAAAAAAGTTGCATTCTTCATGTGTTCTGCACTTggaataattaaatgttttcatcaagGGCGTGTCAAAGAAGACCGAATCCACATCAATGACCCTTACTGTGTTGTCTGCACAAATACCAAAATTGCCTCCCTTGACATCACACAGCTGAAGAGGTTCGGTAAAGGTCTTCTCTAGTATAGGGACAAGCTGAAGCAGCctcactgctgctgctgagcgGTCTGGCCATGAAGGATATGATGACCTCCCTTCagttagaaaagaaaattctgtttcAAGTATGCCAGGTGGGCAAGACTCTTGGAGATAAAGAGGTCCACATGTTCCATACATCTTAGGGACCAGCCCACTGCTCTCCAAAACTTTGATGATTTTGTATTCATCTTCCTCCATCAGCAGTGTTATTGTTCTAAACATAGCATTCATGCTAGACAAGCTTTTAAGATAGTGGTAGTAATTTTGTTCCCACATAAACTCTATAGCTCCTTCCCACACAAATGGCACAAAGCCAacctgttttgttgtttctaaaA comes from the Pomacea canaliculata isolate SZHN2017 linkage group LG12, ASM307304v1, whole genome shotgun sequence genome and includes:
- the LOC112576644 gene encoding protein FAM69C-like, coding for MVLGFSSLRRRCGRRRWCSICSFLTAVLIIVLSIAILGFIFRKKIFDFVACADEDSHQLIREYCRVYEDGLITGSLCEPLCQTAQVRFKSCTNFHAGKQVIMMLCDDFCLHDRVIESVLKTSTKNISSIYSRPDIFTSIEDQYFLKLTRDMILETTKQVGFVPFVWEGAIEFMWEQNYYHYLKSLSSMNAMFRTITLLMEEDEYKIIKVLESSGLVPKMYGTCGPLYLQESCPPGILETEFSFLTEGRSSYPSWPDRSAAAVRLLQLVPILEKTFTEPLQLCDVKGGNFGICADNTVRVIDVDSVFFDTPLMKTFNYSKCRTHEECNFFDCKGVCNAEHQQCYTMKANNNLQLICQKILKGNLPRLLDFSGLLSGAPASVAKKLRIALEDCTAPTGEDMQVAIYKPKMAVLSRILELLLQSQHEL